A genomic region of Oceanococcus sp. HetDA_MAG_MS8 contains the following coding sequences:
- a CDS encoding replication initiation factor domain-containing protein, giving the protein MKNINCTPCHGVENNEEAIQDAGSPRPLSSCSANLSESVAEDSCDASEAGPFSNTGLNSNPLSAFVDWLAFTLPTDENACDGDSWFEYPTERDQVGAAGVFAGAAVEVVSSVFGVPVSMMPKKGGQLGYLFSYELYARNVCVGVLAVGGASQRGSVYVSITGDGCRILTDDAPLSELAKNLERVCARLSRVDVAVDDHEGKVFNIQSALDALKTDDFVSGRGRKPSARLIDDLGSGDGKTLYVGSRSGGKFCRIYEKGRQLKDPTSPWVRCEIEFKRSTGRELPFELVSNPARYLSGAYAYFSGVSENATPIKTTRIVRQKTYARMVEHARRQCGRSLHAITLLNNGDWSAVQREVVRCELPAGVDTLLVDGKPVDFFAANFEPEPKRQAQ; this is encoded by the coding sequence ATGAAAAACATTAATTGCACCCCCTGCCACGGGGTGGAAAATAACGAGGAAGCTATTCAGGACGCTGGTTCGCCACGTCCGCTTTCTTCTTGTTCAGCCAATCTCTCGGAGTCGGTCGCGGAAGATTCTTGCGACGCTTCCGAAGCTGGCCCGTTTAGTAATACGGGCCTAAATTCTAACCCCCTTTCCGCTTTTGTGGACTGGCTCGCTTTCACCCTGCCGACTGATGAAAACGCGTGCGATGGTGATAGCTGGTTTGAGTATCCCACTGAGCGTGACCAGGTTGGAGCCGCTGGCGTATTCGCCGGTGCGGCGGTTGAGGTCGTAAGTTCCGTTTTTGGCGTCCCAGTCTCAATGATGCCGAAAAAGGGTGGTCAGCTTGGGTATTTGTTCTCATACGAGCTCTATGCGCGAAATGTCTGTGTGGGTGTTCTCGCGGTCGGCGGGGCTTCTCAACGTGGCTCTGTATACGTCTCAATTACGGGTGACGGTTGCCGCATTTTGACCGATGACGCACCACTCTCTGAACTTGCCAAAAACCTGGAGCGTGTCTGCGCCCGGCTATCGCGTGTTGACGTCGCCGTAGATGACCATGAGGGTAAGGTTTTCAATATCCAATCCGCCCTGGATGCGCTTAAAACTGACGACTTCGTTTCTGGTCGTGGCCGAAAGCCCTCCGCGCGCCTTATAGACGATCTTGGTTCAGGTGACGGAAAGACCTTATACGTAGGCAGCCGTTCCGGTGGCAAGTTCTGTCGTATCTACGAGAAAGGCCGGCAACTTAAAGACCCCACCTCGCCTTGGGTTCGTTGCGAAATAGAGTTCAAGCGCTCCACAGGTCGGGAGCTTCCTTTTGAGCTTGTTTCAAACCCTGCGCGCTACCTATCCGGGGCGTACGCATACTTTTCCGGTGTGTCTGAAAATGCCACCCCAATTAAAACCACGCGAATAGTTCGCCAAAAAACTTATGCACGAATGGTAGAGCATGCACGCAGGCAGTGCGGTCGCTCCCTGCATGCAATCACGCTTTTGAACAATGGAGATTGGAGCGCCGTTCAACGAGAGGTTGTTCGGTGCGAATTACCAGCGGGGGTAGATACCCTACTTGTAGACGGTAAACCCGTTGACTTTTTTGCCGCAAACTTTGAACCCGAGCCAAAGCGGCAGGCTCAATAA